The genome window TAAATTTTCTCAATTTTTGAATTTGGAGTTAATTCACATTTCCAATTTCCTAAACGCATTGTTCCTCCTTTGTCCGAAACATCTTTTTGATCTTCCATCAAACTGATAACAGGATAAGGCGTTGTTAAATCCATTTCTGCTGAATCTGCTTTCTCGTAACCTAAAACATTACGCGCAAATTCGATTGCCATAATTTGCATTCCTAAACAAATTCCTAATGTTGGAATATTATTTCTTCGTGCATAATTTGTAGCAATTATTTTACCTAAAATACCACGATCTCCAAAACCTGGCGCGATCAAAATTCCCGAAACTCCTTTCAATTGCTCTCCAACATTGTCTTCTGTAATATCGCCAGAATATACCCAACGAACTTTTACATTCGTTTCGCAAGTTGCAGCAGCATGTGTAAATGCTTCTGTAATTGATTTATAAGAATCGTGTAACGAAACGTATTTACCAACTAAAGCAATCTCGATTTCGTTTTTAGGATTTTTATGATTTGATAAGAATTTGTTCCAAACTGTAAAATCTGGTTCTTGATCAGTTGGCAAATCTAAGCCTTTTAAAACAACTTCGTCAAAATTTTGTTCATGTAATAAGAATGGAACCTCATAAATTGTGTCTGCATCCATACTTTCGATTACATTTTCTTTGCGAACATTACAGAATAAAGCCAATTTAGCTTTTACATCTTTTGGTAAATGACGCTCTGTACGTGTAACTAAAACATTGGCATGAATACCATTTTCCATTAATGTACGAACAGAATGTTGAGTAGGTTTTGTTTTTAATTCACCCGCAGCAGCTAAATAAGGGACTAATGTTAAGTGAATAACAGAAGAATTATGTTCTCCTAATTCCCAAGTTAACTGACGGATAGATTCGATATAAGGTAAAGACTCAATATCTCCAACCGTACCTCCAATTTCAGTAATGATGATATCATAATCACCTGTATTACCTAATAATTTGATACGACGTTTGATTTCGTTTGTGATATGAGGAACAACCTGAACTGTTTTTCCTAAATAATCTCCACGACGTTCTTTTTCTATAACTGTTTGATAAATACGACCTGTAGTAACTGAGTTAGCACGAGATGTTGCGCGGTTCAAGAAACGCTCATAATGTCCTAAATCTAAATCGGTCTCTGCACCGTCTTCCGTAACGTAACATTCTCCATGTTCGTAAGGATTAAGTGTTCCTGGGTCTACATTTATATAGGGATCCAATTTCTGAATTGTTACTCTATATCCTCTTGCTTCTAGTAGCATTCCTAATGATGATGCTACGATTCCTTTTCCTAACGACGATGTTACTCCTCCGGTAACGAAAATGTACTTTGGTGCTTTGTTTGTTTCCATTGAATCTTTAAATCAATGGTTGCAAATTTACGAATAAATAATGGGGTAAAAAAAAGTGGGAGTGA of Empedobacter falsenii contains these proteins:
- a CDS encoding CTP synthase, with the translated sequence METNKAPKYIFVTGGVTSSLGKGIVASSLGMLLEARGYRVTIQKLDPYINVDPGTLNPYEHGECYVTEDGAETDLDLGHYERFLNRATSRANSVTTGRIYQTVIEKERRGDYLGKTVQVVPHITNEIKRRIKLLGNTGDYDIIITEIGGTVGDIESLPYIESIRQLTWELGEHNSSVIHLTLVPYLAAAGELKTKPTQHSVRTLMENGIHANVLVTRTERHLPKDVKAKLALFCNVRKENVIESMDADTIYEVPFLLHEQNFDEVVLKGLDLPTDQEPDFTVWNKFLSNHKNPKNEIEIALVGKYVSLHDSYKSITEAFTHAAATCETNVKVRWVYSGDITEDNVGEQLKGVSGILIAPGFGDRGILGKIIATNYARRNNIPTLGICLGMQIMAIEFARNVLGYEKADSAEMDLTTPYPVISLMEDQKDVSDKGGTMRLGNWKCELTPNSKIEKIYNTTEILERHRHRYEFNNDFYDEFVENNFIPVGKNPETELVEILEHNQHPYYIGVQFHPEYKSTVASPHPLFISFIEASLLNKQNDLLNATREKI